The proteins below come from a single Fusarium verticillioides 7600 chromosome 3, whole genome shotgun sequence genomic window:
- a CDS encoding transcription factor STE12, producing the protein MYPQHSTMAPQKPETFMLSTEAQQALPHDAQVALQQVDNLKYFLISAPVDWQPDQYIRRFLLPTGEYVSCILWNNLFHISGTDIVRCLSFRFQAFGRPVKNSKKFEEGIFSDLRNLKSGTDASLEEPKSAFLDFLYKNNCIRTQKKQKVFYWYSVPHDRLFLDALERDLKREKMGQEATTVAVSEPALSFQYDSSQSLYEQLTKAQQANSSSFSAQQSAFSQSQSTSPVMRAMDSMPPPPTMMPQSMPPLAEGMDAMVPYGTMAVPHPMAQAVPVKREPDFTRVQYNHNGVPITQGHQRHASMPAYGLEYSPAPSFVSSQYEDYSNRGISFEPITPPQQALGISAEPAYIANEETGLYSAIPDHMASMNGLNGMVQLPPSNLAGPQFSRPYGTNNVYSVIEGSPTYKQRRRRSSIPPSMSAISTPAATAQAVSHTHTHRPSELRRSISASVGPVAEGDESADNSPPGLSYSTSAVSVNTQHHQNMSRHGTPLSAVEGSPAAHSMGMHQQEFPHLAGEEFSGDVNDQRRSVPAPNGAVRRARSATVMEVGPYPQKSHSCPIPTCGRLFKRLEHLKRHVRTHTQERPYICPHCSKAFSRSDNLAQHKRTHGREDGGDGSLTLSGEEDEDFSGDDHLGSLEEASPHSDSAYVTGSLNAAAHGSTPPSSMAPTPSYNSLETLSMPMTMSQPAAINASGMM; encoded by the exons ATGTATCCGCAACACTCCACAATGGCGCCTCAGAAGCCCGAAACTTTCATGCTGAGTACTGAGGCTCAGCAAGCTCTGCCTCATGATGCCCAAGTCGCCCTGCAGCAAGTTGACAACT TGAAGTActtcctcatctcagccCCTGTCGACTGGCAGCCCGATCAGTACATTCGCCGTTTCTTGCTGCCAACTGGCGAATACGTCTCTTGCATTCTCTG GAACAATCTTTTTCACATTTCTGGTACAGATATCGTGAGATGCTTGTCGTTCCGATTCCAGGCTTTTGGCCGTCCTGTCAAAAACTccaagaagtttgaggaggGTATCTTCTCCGACTTGCGAAATCTCAAGTCTGGAACGGACGCTTCTCTGGAGGAGCCAAAGAGCGCCTTCCTCGACTTTCTCTACAAGAACAACTGCATCCGAACacaaaagaagcaaaaagtcTTTTACTGGTACAGTGTCCCACACGACCGTCTGTTTCTTGACGCGCTGGAACGCGATCTTAAGCGTGAGAAGATGGGTCAGGAAGCCACCACCGTTGCTGTCAGCGAACCGGCTCTGTCTTTTCAATACGACTCATCTCAGTCGCTCTATGAGCAACTGACTAAAGCGCAACAGGCCAACTCATCCTCTTTCAGCGCTCAGCAGTCTGCTTTCTCTCAGAGCCAGTCCACCTCCCCAGTTATGCGTGCGATGGACTCGATGCCTCCTCCCCCGACAATGATGCCTCAGTCCATGCCCCCTTTGGCGGAGGGGATGGACGCAATGGTACCTTACGGGACGATGGCGGTGCCTCACCCAATGGCCCAAGCCGTCCCTGTCAAGAGGGAACCTGATTTCACCCGTGTTCAGTACAACCATAATGGTGTCCCAATCACTCAAGGGCACCAGCGTCATGCCTCCATGCCTGCCTATGGTCTCGAGTATTCGCCTGCCCCTTCATTCGTGTCGTCTCAGTATGAGGATTACAGCAACCGAGGAATATCTTTTGAACCCATCACCCCCCCTCAACAGGCTTTGGGTATCTCGGCTGAGCCCGCATATATCGCCAATGAAGAGACAGGCCTGTACTCGGCCATTCCTGACCATATGGCTAGCATGAACGGTCTTAACGGCATGGTTCAACTACCACCTTCCAACTTGGCGGGCCCTCAGTTCTCTCGTCCTTACGGTACAAACAACGTCTACTCTGTGATCGAAGGTTCACCGACATATAAGCAGAGAAGACGGCGTTCATCCATTCCTCCATCTATGTCGGCAATTTCGACCCCCGCTGCTACTGCCCAAGCAGtctcacacacacacacccACCGGCCTTCTGAGCTTCGCCGATCAATTTCTGCTTCAGTTGGCCCCGTAGCTGAAGGTGATGAGTCGGCAGACAACTCACCCCCCGGCCTCTCCTACAGCACCTCCGCAGTTTCTGTTAACACccaacaccaccagaacATGTCAAGGCACGGAACCCCCCTGTCTGCTGTGGAAGGAAGCCCTGCTGCTCACTCAATGGGTATGCACCAGCAAGAGTTTCCCCATCTTGCTGGCGAGGAATTTTCTGGCGATGTCAATGATCAGCGGCGTTCTGTTCCTGCTCCCAATGGCGCTGTCAGACGTGCTCGCTCCGCAACCGTCATGGAAGTCGGTCCATATCCTCAGAAGTCACACTCTTGCCCCATCCCCACCTGTGGCCGTCTTTTCAAGCGTTTGGAACATCTCAAGCG ACACGTGCGAACACATACGCAAGAAAGACCTTACATCTGTCCCCACTGCAGTAAAgcattctcaagatctgataACCTGGCGCA ACACAAGCGTACTCATGGCCGTGAAGATGGCGGAGATGGTTCCTTGACCCTGTcaggcgaggaagatgaggattTCTCTGGTGACGACCACCTTGGCTCACTCGAAGAAGCTTCCCCACACTCTGATAGCGCCTATGTGACCGGCTCCCTCAACGCTGCTGCGCATGGCTCAACCCCACCTTCAAGTATGGCACCCACGCCATCATATAATAGTCTCGAGACTCTCAGCATGCCCATGACAATGAGTCAACCGGCTGCTATCAACGCCAGCGGTATGATGTAA
- a CDS encoding SWR1-complex protein 5, protein MPPDSLLDDDGSYVSSEDSDFALDDSPDQTSDHSDAEDSGDKTANKRSHPQDEADAGYDNSGDEAIIKRGEKRRKKTQAKGIRNPDEGEGGLIKTRRQRAAEKEERQYATNNEPVTIDVDALWAQMISKPRTPGNKDERPNDAETSTNFIDKPDDSAEKNSHSTVSDQSSTMIRIKRTYNFAGRIHIEEKLVPRDSAEAKLYLASQGQEAPKNNPEKNVTRKAFRSAFEPQVDLLPHRVDLNLGMAARIKAGKEAQAKKLNVVEKSRMDWAGYVDKEGIKDELELAGKSKDSYMAREDFLAKSEALREEDSRRARLAGKA, encoded by the exons ATGCCTCCAGATTCTCTATTAGACGATGATGGATCATATGTATCCTCAGAAGACTCAGACTTCGCTCTGGATGATTCGCCGGACCAGACTTCCGATCACTCTGACGCAGAAGATTCCGGCGACAAAACAGCTAACAAAAGAAGTCACCcacaagatgaagccgatgCAGGATATGATAACTCGGGTGATGAGGCGATCATCAAAAGGGGTGAGAAGCGTCGTAAGAAAACGCAAGCAAAAGGCATACGCAACCCAgacgagggcgagggcgGTCTGATCAAGACTCGTAGACAGCGTGCCGCTGA GAAGGAAGAGCGTCAATATGCGACAAACAACGAGCCAGTCACTatcgatgttgatgcgctATGGGCGCAAATGATATCCAAACCACGAACTCCAGGGAACAAGGACGAGCGACCCAACGACGCAGAAACAAGTACCAACTTCATTGACAAGCCAGACGACTCAGCTGAGAAAAACTCGCATTCAACAGTATCCGACcagtcatcaacaatgattCGAATCAAACGTACGTATAACTTTGCTGGTCGAATACACATAGAGGAAAAGCTGGTTCCGCGTGACTCAGCCGAAGCAAAGCTTTATCTTGCCTCACAAGGTCAGGAGGCACCCAAGAATAACCCCGAAAAGAACGTTACCAGAAAGGCGTTCCGATCAGCTTTCGAGCCTCAGGTGGATCTTCTTCCCCATCGGGTCGATCTGAATCTCGGAATGGCCGCCCggatcaaggctggcaaagAGGCACAAGCCAAGAAACTCAAtgttgtcgagaagagtCGTATGGACTGGGCTGGTTACGTGGACAAGGAAGgcatcaaggatgagcttgagttgGCTGGCAAGTCCAAAGATTCATACATGGCGAGAGAAGACTTTTTGGCAAAGAGCGAGGCCCTTAGAGAAGAGGAttcgagaagggcaaggctcGCTGGGAAAGCTTGA